A region from the uncultured Draconibacterium sp. genome encodes:
- a CDS encoding cytochrome c biogenesis protein CcdA, whose product MKKVLFTLCLITAAWLASAQLVEPVKWSFAQNKISANEFELVFTAKIEKGWHMYSTDLPEGGPIKTSFYFEKVENVELIGEPTPDKEVTEEFDKSFQMDLRWFSDEVNFTQKVKVAGAGEITGYVEFMSCNDETCTPPMEATFSFDLSGAANTEIAEVKPEANSTAGGKTRNYWSIFFLAFLGGLAALLTPCVFPMIPMTVSFFTKQSKTKAKGIRNGIWYGISIILIYVILGTVVTAVFGAESLNSLSTNPWFNLFFALLLFVFAFSFMGAFEIILPSSWVNAVDRKADKGGLIGIFFMAFALALVSFSCTGPIVGALIVEAARSGGLAPVIGMLGFSLALAIPFALFAAFPGWLNSLPKSGGWLNSVKVVLGFLEFAFAFKFLSIADMVLDLHILEREVYIAIWIAIFLGLALYLWGKIKLPHDSPLTHLPVSRFILGTMVMAFVIYMIPGLWGAPVKLISGFPPPVDYAESPLGVGRTQPAGAVATGHSSGTMTLGMHIGPHGIPLFDDYDDALAHAKATGKPLLIDFTGKGCTNCRKMEDNVWVEQEVKNMFLEDFVVVSLYVDLKTKLPEEEQYISETTGRKVRTIGNKWTDFQISRFNRNTQPYYVILDANEKQVGEGYGYDPHADDFIEWLNEGLSEFKK is encoded by the coding sequence ATGAAAAAAGTACTGTTTACGCTTTGTTTAATTACAGCTGCCTGGCTTGCGTCGGCACAGCTTGTTGAGCCGGTTAAGTGGAGTTTTGCTCAAAACAAAATTTCAGCCAATGAATTCGAGCTGGTTTTTACAGCTAAAATCGAAAAAGGTTGGCATATGTATTCCACCGATTTACCGGAAGGTGGCCCTATAAAAACCAGTTTTTATTTTGAAAAAGTGGAAAACGTGGAGTTAATTGGCGAACCTACTCCCGACAAAGAAGTTACCGAAGAGTTCGACAAATCGTTTCAAATGGATTTGCGCTGGTTTTCGGATGAAGTAAATTTTACGCAAAAAGTTAAAGTTGCAGGTGCCGGAGAAATTACCGGCTATGTTGAATTTATGAGTTGCAACGACGAAACCTGCACGCCCCCTATGGAGGCAACATTTTCGTTTGACCTTTCAGGAGCTGCCAATACAGAAATTGCAGAAGTCAAGCCTGAAGCAAACAGCACTGCCGGTGGCAAAACGCGTAATTACTGGAGTATCTTCTTTCTGGCGTTTTTAGGTGGTTTGGCAGCTTTGTTAACACCCTGCGTGTTTCCAATGATTCCGATGACGGTAAGCTTTTTTACCAAACAAAGTAAAACCAAGGCCAAAGGTATTCGAAACGGTATTTGGTATGGCATTTCTATAATTTTAATTTATGTGATTTTAGGTACGGTTGTTACCGCTGTTTTTGGAGCAGAAAGCTTAAACAGTCTGTCAACCAATCCATGGTTTAACCTGTTTTTTGCCTTGCTTCTTTTTGTTTTTGCCTTCTCTTTTATGGGAGCATTCGAAATTATATTACCCAGCAGTTGGGTAAATGCGGTAGACCGCAAAGCTGACAAAGGAGGCCTGATTGGTATTTTCTTTATGGCTTTTGCTCTGGCACTGGTTTCGTTCTCGTGCACCGGTCCAATTGTAGGTGCGCTAATTGTTGAAGCTGCCCGCAGTGGAGGCCTGGCTCCGGTAATTGGTATGTTAGGCTTTTCGTTGGCACTGGCAATTCCATTTGCCTTGTTTGCCGCCTTCCCTGGCTGGTTAAACTCGCTGCCAAAATCCGGCGGCTGGTTGAATTCTGTAAAAGTAGTGTTAGGTTTTCTCGAATTTGCATTTGCCTTTAAATTCCTGTCGATTGCCGACATGGTACTCGACCTGCACATCCTCGAGCGCGAAGTTTATATTGCCATTTGGATTGCTATTTTCTTAGGTCTGGCGCTTTATCTGTGGGGCAAAATCAAATTGCCACACGATTCGCCACTAACACACCTGCCGGTTTCCCGGTTTATTTTAGGAACCATGGTAATGGCCTTTGTTATTTATATGATTCCCGGATTGTGGGGAGCTCCCGTAAAATTAATCAGTGGATTTCCGCCACCGGTTGATTATGCTGAATCGCCATTGGGTGTTGGCCGAACGCAACCTGCAGGTGCAGTCGCAACGGGCCACTCATCAGGGACAATGACACTGGGTATGCACATTGGCCCACATGGCATCCCGTTATTCGACGATTATGACGATGCCCTGGCCCATGCCAAAGCAACCGGAAAACCCTTACTGATTGATTTTACCGGAAAAGGTTGTACCAACTGCAGAAAAATGGAAGACAATGTTTGGGTTGAACAGGAAGTGAAAAATATGTTCCTCGAGGATTTTGTGGTGGTTTCGTTATATGTTGATTTAAAAACAAAATTGCCTGAAGAGGAACAGTACATTTCGGAAACAACCGGAAGAAAAGTGAGAACGATTGGTAACAAATGGACCGATTTTCAG